A genomic region of Corticium candelabrum chromosome 22, ooCorCand1.1, whole genome shotgun sequence contains the following coding sequences:
- the LOC134197080 gene encoding MTOR-associated protein MEAK7-like: protein MGADQSVEDTWSTYDESNSAMGSRQSKGPTLEEALRILSPGEQADLSAAFDQLTADKTNSKPKTKEQAEMFDFAAFKNLVSGLLPLDFAETLFKVMCKCSEKVKDSFADRKGLFVTVALLVKGSVPDKAKVYVLMGSGGDKHITSDQLHHMTCSLISAALHSKHLNPRAVIWGGQDKDSNARLARVFLDDATFRPEQGNGDKFTASQLSDWMVNHHLVIRLFEAVFRSCFFSASDLSGDEVDSAARVAAQAMGEDEDDHPNDPLLPVILKHHMNGPSANETASHSLLDSSSVLFINHHIPRAHRHLWRQLFSSSLHGESFSSLLKYSTGRGPTVLLVQDTDDHVFGGFASTSWEISSNFIGDEHCFLFSLKPEMKVYRPTGYNNHYMYLNHGMQTMPNGLGMGGQHGYFGLFLDHEYGRGHSKAHPHSTTYHSPQLSNQDEFQVKHIEVWAVGLPVDHHPVGKGSILDSNLDVQALMEMVTGKPVSGLYEPKLVDDDNDDED, encoded by the exons ATGGGTGCGGACCAAAGCGTTGAAGACACTTGGTCCACCTATGACG AATCAAATTCTGCAATGGGCAGTCGCCAGAGTAAAGGTCCAACTCTAGAAGAGGCTCTCAGAATCCTTTCTCCAGGAGAACAAGCCGATTTGTCTGCAGCGTTTGACCAGTTGACTGCTGACAAAACGAACTCAAAACCCAAAACAAAAGAACAGGCGGAAATGTTTGATTTTGCTGCTTTCAAG AATCTAGTGTCGGGTCTACTCCCTCTCGATTTTGCTGAGACGTTATTCAAAGTGATGTGCAAATGCTCGGAGAAAGTCAAGGACAGTTTTGCAGACAGGAAAGGATTGTTTGTCACTGTGGCGTTGCTTGTCAAAGGAAGTGTACCTGATAAAGCTAAGGTTTATGTTCTCATGGGGTCTGGAGGTGACAAACACATTACAAGTGATCAGTTGCATCACATGACATGCTCACTGATCAGTGCTGCTCTGCACTCAAAGCACCTCAACCCTCGTGCTGTCATATGGGGTGGACAGGATAAGGATTCAAATGCACGATTGGCAAGAGTTTTCCTTGATGATGCTACATTTCGACCAGAACAGG GTAACGGTGATAAGTTCACTGCTTCCCAGCTGTCAGACTGGATGGTCAATCACCATTTGGTTATTCGTTTGTTTGAGGCTGTCTTTCGAAGTTGCTTCTTCAGTGCTTCAGATTTGAGTGGTGATGAAGTAGATAGCGCTGCTCGAGTGGCAGCTCAGGCTATGGGcgaagatgaagatgaccaTCCCAATGATCCGTTACTTCCAGTGATTCTCAAACATCACATG AATGGGCCATCTGCCAACGAAACTGCAAGTCACAGCCTACTTGACTCATCATCCGTTCTCTTTATCAATCACCATATCCCTAGAGCACATCGCCACCTATGGAGACAGCTGTTTTCCAGCTCGTTACACGGCGAGAGCTTTTCTTCTCTACTCAAATATTCAACAGGACGAGGGCCAACTGTACTGCTAGTTCAAGACACCGATGATCACGTGTTTGGAGGATTTGCATCTACAAGTTGGGAAATTTCATCGAACTTTATTG GAGATGAACACTGTTTTCTGTTCTCTCTGAAACCGGAAATGAAGGTGTACAGACCAACAGGATACAACAACCACTACATGTATCTCAACCACGGCATGCAAACAATGCCAAATGGATTA GGTATGGGAGGTCAGCATGGCTATTTTGGACTATTCCTCGACCATGAATATGGCAGAGGTCACAGCAAGGCTCATCCTCACTCAACCACATACCATAGCCCACAGTTGTCAAACCAAGACGAGTTTCAAGTGAAACACATTGAAGTGTGGGCAGTTGGTCTACCAGTTGATCATCAC CCTGTTGGAAAGGGAAGCATTCTCGACTCAAATCTTGATGTTCAAGCTTTGATGGAAATGGTCACCGGGAAACCTGTGTCGGGTCTGTATGAACCGAAGCTCGTAGATGACGACAACGACGACGAAGACTGA